The following are from one region of the Geotrypetes seraphini chromosome 12, aGeoSer1.1, whole genome shotgun sequence genome:
- the NELFE gene encoding negative elongation factor E, giving the protein MVVYPASLTEEEEMLQKKYAKLKKKKKALMALKKQSSTNQTTQGGIKRSLSDQPVVDTATATEQAKMLVKSGAISAIKAENKNSGFKRSRTLEGKLKDPEKGPVPAFQPFQRSTSIEEETAESSRRPQRKSLYESFVSSSDRYRDAEKEQEEGRDSDKDIDRDSLRSHERDSYDRERGRDRDRERDRDRDRDRDRDREGSFRRSDSFPDRRAPRKGNTVYVNGVGMTQSMLRNAFSSFGKIIDLSMDSPRNCAFVTFEKIEAADQAIAELNGAVVEDVQIKVSIARKQPMLEAATGKSVWGSLAVQNSTKGSHRDKRSQVVYNEEIF; this is encoded by the exons ATGGTTGTCTACCCGGCCAGCCTCACGGAGGAGGAGGAGATGCTACAAAAAAAGTATGCCAAGCTGAAAAAGAAG AAAAAGGCTTTGATGGCCCTGAAGAAACAAAGCTCTACCAACCAGACGACCCAAGGAGGCATTAAGAGGT CTCTCTCGGACCAGCCGGTGGTAGACACAGCCACGGCCACAGAGCAGGCCAAGATGCTGGTGAAGAGCGGAGCTATCAGTGCCATCAAGGCGGAAAACAAGAATTCTGGCTTCAAGCGTTCACGTACCCTGGAGGGGAAACTAAAG GACCCAGAGAAGGGGCCAgtgcctgccttccagcctttccAGCGCAGCACATCCATTGAAGAGGAGACAGCAGAG TCTTCCAGGCGTCCCCAGAGGAAGTCTCTTTACGAAAG CTTCGTGAGCTCCAGTGACCGCTACCGGGATGctgagaaggagcaggaggaaggCCGAGATTCGGACAAAGACATTGATCGGGATAGTCTGAGGAGTCACGAGCGGGATTCCTATGACCGGGAACGTGGGAGGGACCGAGATCGCGAACGTGacagggatagggacagagaCCGAGACAGGGACCGAGAAGGGTCTTTTCGAA gATCCGATTCTTTTCCTGACCGCCGAGCACCTCGGAAGGGAAACACTGTGTATGTGAATGGCGTGGGAATGACGCAGTCCATGCTCCGGAATGCCTTCAGCAGCTTTGGGAAAATAATTGACCTTTCCATGGATAGTCCACGCAA CTGTGCCTTCGTCACCTTTGAAAAGATCGAGGCTGCAGATCAGGCCATTGCAGAG CTGAACGGTGCAGTGGTGGAGGATGTCCAGATTAAAGTGAGCATCGCTCGGAAGCAGCCCATGCTGGAGGCCGCCACGGGAAAGTCGGTCTGGGGGTCTCTAG CGGTTCAGAACAGCACGAAGGGCTCTCACCGTGACAAGCGCTCCCAGGTTGTGTACAACGAAGAGATCTTTTAA